The region AGGGGCCGGCCTGCGCGGTGGCGGCCTGCGCCATGCTCATCCCCAGCCCCGCGCCAAGACCGGTTTGCATCGCCGCACCCCCGGCGCCATCTCGGCCAAGGGCTTCGGCGGCTTGGAACTGCATGTATTCGTTTAGATTTCCGACCACGCCCATCGAAGTGCGCTTGTCCATCACCGCTTCGACCGCGGGCGGGAGCGAGATGTTTTCGATGTATAGCTCCGGCATCGCCAAACCGTATTCCGCGATCTGCGCGGCGATGTCCTTGCCTACCAACTGCCCCAGCTCGCGCGTGTTGGCGGCCATGTCGAGCACCGGGATGCCAGAGGATGCCAGCGTGCGTGAGAAGGCTTGAACGATGATGTTACGAATTTGGTAAGAGATTTCGTCCATGGTGAATTCACCATCGGTGCCGACGATCTCGGTCAGGAATTTCGCCGGGTCGCTTACCCGCACCGAATAGGTGCCATAGGCCCGCAGGCGCACGGGGCCAAACTCAGGGTCGCGGGCGATGATCGGATTTTTTGTGCCCCATTTTAGATCGTTAAACCGAGTTGTGTTGACGAAGTAGATTTCGGATTTAAACGGGCTTTTGAAGCCGTGATCCCAGTGTTGAAGCGTCGTCATGATCGGCATGTTGTTGGTCTCAAGCATATAGAGACCGGGGGTGAAGACATCCGCCAACTGCCCCTCATGCACAAAGACCGCTGCTTGCCCTTCGCGCACCGTCAGCTTGGCGCCGTATTTGATCTCATGGCCTTCACGCTCAAACCGCCAGACCATCGTGTCGCGGGTGTCGTCGGTCCAGTGAATGACGTCGATGAACTGGCCAGAGAGGAAATCGAAAATGCCCATGGGGATGGTCCTTATTCTTTCGTCGTAAGGGTGCGTTACACCGGCCCGTCCGTCAACTCGCGTGCGATGATCCGGGTGATCGGGTTAACCTGCTCCGCCGTCATGCCGGGGCGCAGACGCGTGTCGTAGAGCATCTTGAGCAGAAGCTCGTCGTGTCGGGTCAGCAGGGCAAATTCGTCGTCGTCGTTAAAGATCGAAGGCCGCGCGGCGGGGCTGTCGTTGGCCAGACCCAGCCCCTGGGCCAGTTCTTCGTGGATGCACGACAGCCGGAGCAATTCGGGGTTTTCCGAGCGGATCACAGCCACGGCGGCGGTATAGACATTAGGATTGTCGCCAGCAGCATAGGCGGCCACGGCGCAATAGGTGTCGCGGCGCATGTTGCGCATGGCCCGCAGCGAAGATTTGCTGACCCCCGCCACCTTTTCTGCCGCTTGCGCCAGCGCATCGACGCGGTCGTCTTCGGACGCAACGATGACCATGAAATTCGGCCTGTCACTGACCGAGACCGAATGGCCGGTGACCCGCGCCAGGCGGCGGACAAAGGCGTTGATCTTGGCGGTGTCAGAGCGGCGCTGCGAGGGCGGCACGCTGTCGCCAAAGATGATCTGCATCCGCACTGGCGATTCCCAACGACGCAGCGGGCTTGCACCCCCCTGGCCCGAGAAATCCCCGTCATATTCATTGTAGAGCGCGATCTGCTCAAAGTTTCGCGCCAGCATCTCGCTGGTGAAAGGCGTGTCTTCCCCGCCGCCGTCTTGGCGCAACAGGTCTTGGCCCAATTGCGCCTTTTCGACCTGATGCAAATAGCTGCGCAGCATGGCGCTTTTTTGCGATGTGGGCTGGGCCACCACCGGCGCGGGCGGGGGCGCCACCGCAGGGCGGGCCTGCGGTTTGGCAACCTTTTGCAAGACAGGCTCAGGCTCAGCGCAGGCCGCTAATAGCGTGCTCAGCGCCAGCGCCCCCACGGCGCGCAGATGTCTGCGCAAACGTCCTTGCATTGCCTGTTCCCTCACCTTGGCCTTAGCTCGGAACCGCGTTGCTGGTGGTGTCTCCCAAACCCGTTTCGCGGGCTTTGGCGGACGCCAAGGTGTC is a window of Sulfitobacter sp. W027 DNA encoding:
- a CDS encoding SPFH domain-containing protein yields the protein MGIFDFLSGQFIDVIHWTDDTRDTMVWRFEREGHEIKYGAKLTVREGQAAVFVHEGQLADVFTPGLYMLETNNMPIMTTLQHWDHGFKSPFKSEIYFVNTTRFNDLKWGTKNPIIARDPEFGPVRLRAYGTYSVRVSDPAKFLTEIVGTDGEFTMDEISYQIRNIIVQAFSRTLASSGIPVLDMAANTRELGQLVGKDIAAQIAEYGLAMPELYIENISLPPAVEAVMDKRTSMGVVGNLNEYMQFQAAEALGRDGAGGAAMQTGLGAGLGMSMAQAATAQAGPWGARPAPTAAAPVPPPPPPVEKVWHIAKDGATSGPFSKAAMGRKVTDGGLTRDSLVWTPGQDGWQRAEDVAELAQLFTVMPPPPPPATG
- a CDS encoding DUF2927 domain-containing protein gives rise to the protein MQGRLRRHLRAVGALALSTLLAACAEPEPVLQKVAKPQARPAVAPPPAPVVAQPTSQKSAMLRSYLHQVEKAQLGQDLLRQDGGGEDTPFTSEMLARNFEQIALYNEYDGDFSGQGGASPLRRWESPVRMQIIFGDSVPPSQRRSDTAKINAFVRRLARVTGHSVSVSDRPNFMVIVASEDDRVDALAQAAEKVAGVSKSSLRAMRNMRRDTYCAVAAYAAGDNPNVYTAAVAVIRSENPELLRLSCIHEELAQGLGLANDSPAARPSIFNDDDEFALLTRHDELLLKMLYDTRLRPGMTAEQVNPITRIIARELTDGPV